A portion of the Sandaracinobacteroides saxicola genome contains these proteins:
- a CDS encoding dihydroorotase encodes MRPLLIRGARLVDGDGERAGDLLIVERRIAALGTVDAGGAEVIEAAGKVLAPGIIDTAFRVDKAATIAGGITGVLLMPDQSPVLDEPALVERAERLGKPQLWVHPLAAATRGLRGSELAELALLREAGAVAVATGRAAIEDANVMLRLLRYAAGLGLVVVSHGENVALTAGAAATEGEAAMRLGLPAAPAVAEAIQIARDLRLAALAGARLHVACVTTAEGVALLRAARAAGQDVSAATTPDYLLLNEGAVTGYRSFARLSPPLRSERDRLALREGVADGTVAMLVSRHDPRSAEEKRLPFADAAPGAAGAATLLPLALALVRDGVLDLPGLMRALSATAAARFGVPGGRLGVGEPADLLLFDPDAPWRIEADALPGKAGNTPFDGLPVQGRVLLTIKGGEVQR; translated from the coding sequence GTGAGGCCGCTGCTGATCCGCGGCGCGCGGCTGGTGGATGGCGATGGCGAGCGCGCCGGCGACCTGTTGATCGTGGAGCGGCGGATCGCGGCGCTGGGGACGGTCGATGCCGGCGGGGCCGAGGTGATCGAGGCGGCGGGCAAGGTGCTGGCACCGGGCATCATCGACACGGCGTTCCGGGTGGACAAGGCGGCGACGATTGCTGGCGGCATCACCGGCGTGCTGCTGATGCCCGACCAGTCGCCGGTGCTGGATGAGCCGGCGCTGGTGGAGCGGGCGGAGCGGTTGGGCAAGCCGCAATTGTGGGTGCATCCGCTGGCGGCGGCGACGCGCGGCCTGCGGGGAAGCGAGCTGGCCGAACTGGCGTTGCTGCGGGAGGCCGGCGCGGTGGCGGTGGCGACGGGACGCGCCGCGATCGAGGATGCCAATGTGATGCTGCGGCTGCTGCGCTATGCCGCCGGGCTAGGGCTGGTGGTGGTGAGCCATGGCGAGAATGTGGCGCTGACGGCCGGCGCCGCGGCGACCGAGGGCGAGGCGGCGATGCGGCTGGGGTTGCCGGCGGCGCCGGCGGTGGCGGAGGCGATCCAGATCGCGCGTGACCTGCGGCTGGCGGCGCTGGCCGGCGCCAGGCTGCATGTGGCGTGCGTGACCACCGCCGAGGGTGTGGCGCTGCTCCGCGCCGCGCGGGCCGCGGGACAGGATGTGAGCGCCGCGACCACGCCCGACTATCTGCTGCTGAATGAGGGCGCGGTGACGGGATACCGCAGCTTTGCCCGGCTGTCGCCGCCGCTGCGGTCGGAGCGCGACCGGCTGGCGCTGCGCGAGGGCGTGGCGGATGGTACGGTGGCGATGCTGGTGAGCCGGCATGATCCGCGCAGCGCGGAGGAAAAGCGGCTGCCGTTCGCGGATGCGGCGCCGGGGGCGGCGGGGGCGGCGACGCTGCTGCCGCTGGCGCTGGCGCTGGTGCGGGACGGCGTGCTGGATTTGCCGGGGTTGATGCGGGCGCTGAGCGCCACGGCGGCGGCACGGTTCGGGGTGCCGGGCGGCCGGCTGGGGGTGGGGGAGCCGGCGGATCTGCTGCTGTTCGATCCGGATGCGCCGTGGCGGATCGAGGCGGATGCGCTGCCCGGCAAGGCGGGCAACACGCCGTTCGATGGTCTGCCGGTGCAGGGACGGGTGCTGTTAACCATCAAAGGTGGCGAGGTGCAGCGATGA